The Microscilla marina ATCC 23134 genome has a window encoding:
- a CDS encoding RNA-guided endonuclease InsQ/TnpB family protein: MKTYKYKLRNLSATQTQKLSSWVGACRFVYNLALETKQYAYKAYGVNLSRFDLDKELKTLKDVEWIKDVPSQSLQDVLQRLEKAYQSFFKGGGFPKWAKKGKYNSITLKSVTRDNCGAGRFVLPKLGEVKTFYSREIPKEAKLKRATIIKESDGFYISIMFSTTTQPLPSNNQTVGLDWGIEHFLTTSDGEHIANPRLFQHYQKKLRIEQRSLSRKKKGGSNFKKQARKLVKLQAKIARIRNDFQHKVSKSLILKYGSIAVENLKVRNMTGSAKGTTEALGKNVKAKSGLIALFWTRRLLCFWISWSTNRNGTNELLSR, encoded by the coding sequence GTGAAGACATACAAATACAAGCTCCGAAATTTGTCTGCTACCCAAACTCAAAAACTGAGTAGCTGGGTAGGTGCTTGTCGGTTTGTCTACAACCTTGCTTTAGAGACAAAACAATACGCCTACAAAGCATATGGCGTTAACTTGTCTCGCTTTGATTTGGATAAGGAGCTCAAAACCCTCAAGGATGTTGAATGGATCAAAGATGTTCCATCACAGAGTCTTCAGGATGTGCTCCAAAGGCTTGAGAAAGCCTATCAATCTTTCTTTAAGGGTGGTGGCTTTCCCAAATGGGCGAAAAAAGGCAAATACAATTCTATCACTCTAAAGTCAGTCACCCGTGACAACTGTGGGGCAGGTCGTTTTGTTCTTCCAAAACTAGGCGAGGTCAAAACCTTCTACTCACGAGAAATCCCCAAAGAAGCCAAACTTAAGCGAGCAACCATCATCAAAGAATCGGATGGTTTCTATATTTCTATTATGTTCTCAACGACCACCCAACCACTTCCGAGCAATAACCAAACTGTGGGATTGGATTGGGGGATAGAACATTTTCTAACAACCTCAGATGGCGAACACATTGCCAATCCGCGCCTTTTTCAGCACTACCAAAAAAAGCTCAGGATTGAACAACGAAGCCTTTCCCGCAAAAAGAAAGGAGGGAGCAACTTCAAGAAGCAAGCCCGAAAACTTGTCAAACTTCAGGCTAAAATTGCCCGTATTCGCAACGATTTTCAACACAAAGTCAGCAAAAGCTTAATTCTCAAATATGGCTCTATTGCGGTTGAAAACCTCAAAGTTCGTAATATGACTGGTAGCGCCAAAGGAACCACTGAAGCACTTGGAAAGAATGTCAAAGCCAAATCAGGTCTAATCGCTCTATTCTGGACACGGCGCCTTCTATGTTTTTGGATAAGCTGGAGTACAAATCGAAATGGCACGAACGAACTTTTGTCAAGGTAA
- a CDS encoding RNA polymerase sigma-70 factor has translation MHKNEYSKYTDAQIVEKISAHNQSVFEYVFKRYYQELCNFAFMYLKVEQSSEEVVQETFINIWEKRQKLKIQSSIKAYLYTSVKNRSINYLKSKATQVSQKSHSTSSEEHPIHIAENATVEEAMHNAELQHVLSQAIAALPKRCSEIFTLTRIEGLSYQQVADQLGISKKTVEAQMGIAFKKLRIFIKQHWELMIVWALVWYI, from the coding sequence ATGCATAAAAACGAATATAGTAAGTATACTGATGCACAAATTGTAGAGAAAATTAGCGCACACAACCAATCCGTTTTTGAATATGTGTTTAAACGCTACTATCAGGAGCTTTGCAACTTCGCCTTTATGTACCTTAAGGTAGAGCAATCATCGGAAGAAGTAGTACAAGAAACCTTCATTAATATTTGGGAAAAACGCCAAAAACTCAAAATACAATCTTCAATCAAAGCTTACCTTTATACATCAGTCAAAAACCGTTCAATCAACTACCTGAAAAGCAAAGCTACCCAAGTTTCACAAAAATCACATTCTACCTCATCCGAAGAGCACCCCATTCATATTGCCGAGAATGCCACTGTAGAAGAAGCCATGCACAATGCCGAACTTCAGCACGTGCTATCTCAGGCAATAGCAGCCTTACCCAAGCGATGCAGCGAGATTTTTACCTTGACCCGCATCGAGGGCTTGAGCTATCAACAAGTGGCAGATCAACTAGGTATTTCCAAAAAGACCGTAGAAGCCCAAATGGGCATTGCCTTCAAAAAACTGCGCATTTTTATCAAACAACATTGGGAACTAATGATTGTGTGGGCATTGGTGTGGTATATCTAA
- a CDS encoding DUF547 domain-containing protein → MEEQAKLTNTLPTQLAQDLLYAIKTQKPYESYLIALQQLTVDNLVELLDSEAKRLSFWINIYNAFIQLEFYKTPDHKPSNFFTKKCLPIAGQVMSFDLIEHGILRRSKFKYSLGYFNKLFVDKTEKRLRVDKVDYRIHFALNCGAKSCPPIAFYSDEKIEEELDLATAAYLENESIYHARKNMVEIAKLMQWFRGDFGGKSGIIRMLQQYNIIPTDTHPRLVFRPYDWTVVLDNFRD, encoded by the coding sequence ATGGAAGAACAAGCCAAGCTAACCAATACTCTCCCTACCCAACTGGCGCAAGACCTATTGTATGCCATCAAAACCCAAAAGCCATACGAGAGCTATCTCATAGCACTGCAACAGCTCACAGTTGACAACTTGGTAGAGTTATTGGATTCTGAGGCAAAACGACTCAGCTTCTGGATTAATATCTATAATGCTTTTATTCAACTGGAGTTTTATAAAACGCCTGACCACAAGCCTTCCAATTTCTTCACAAAAAAATGCCTCCCTATTGCGGGGCAAGTCATGAGTTTTGACTTGATAGAGCACGGCATTTTACGCCGCTCTAAATTTAAGTATAGCCTGGGATATTTCAATAAGTTGTTTGTGGATAAAACAGAAAAACGACTACGAGTAGATAAAGTAGATTATCGCATTCATTTTGCTCTCAACTGTGGCGCCAAAAGCTGTCCTCCTATTGCCTTTTACTCAGACGAAAAAATTGAAGAGGAATTAGACCTGGCTACGGCTGCTTATCTCGAAAATGAGAGTATTTATCATGCTCGTAAGAATATGGTAGAAATTGCTAAATTAATGCAATGGTTTCGAGGAGATTTTGGCGGAAAAAGCGGCATCATTCGCATGCTACAACAATACAATATTATTCCAACAGACACCCACCCACGCTTGGTATTTCGCCCTTACGACTGGACGGTAGTATTAGATAATTTCAGGGATTGA
- a CDS encoding zinc ribbon domain-containing protein → MFLDKLEYKSKWHERTFVKVNPKRTSQVCSECGHKDKESRKTQAKFVCTSCGTKLNADINAAKNIEARAFASIR, encoded by the coding sequence ATGTTTTTGGATAAGCTGGAGTACAAATCGAAATGGCACGAACGAACTTTTGTCAAGGTAAACCCAAAGCGTACTTCCCAGGTATGCTCTGAATGTGGGCACAAAGACAAAGAAAGCAGGAAAACACAAGCCAAATTTGTGTGTACATCTTGTGGTACAAAACTAAACGCAGACATCAATGCTGCAAAAAATATTGAGGCAAGGGCTTTTGCCTCCATCCGTTAA
- a CDS encoding M48 family metallopeptidase, whose translation MTPQNLFIIIIVILCFNELLSNLLLWLNLKNSPAKLPQELEGLYTNEEYQRSLAYKKAVGHFSLFTGTLSFVVTLMLIVTGGFAVVAEWVNGQVNHPIGQTMVFFAVLMLANNVLTLPFQLYSTFVIEERFGFNKITPKTFIIDKVKGYILGGVLGGALGFAFLYLIAQMQQQFWVYFWVVIAVFMVFMNMFYTSLIMPLFNKFTPLEEGELRTSIEQYCQKVNFPLNNLFVIDGSRRSTKANAFFSGMGAKKKVVLYDTLIQNHSTQELVAVLAHEVGHYKKKHIPVSMLISVLQIGLVLCILSWFLFNPALSQALGASSLNIGLNLLAFGFLYSPISMITSLFMNIFSRKNEYEADAYACTTYNGKALASALKKLSSDNLSNLTPHPAYVFFHYSHPPLLARLKAMQETDEYNI comes from the coding sequence ATGACCCCTCAAAACCTATTTATCATAATTATAGTTATACTCTGTTTTAATGAGTTATTAAGCAATCTATTGCTATGGCTCAATCTGAAAAATAGCCCAGCAAAATTACCCCAGGAGCTGGAGGGCTTGTATACAAATGAAGAATATCAAAGATCGTTGGCGTATAAAAAAGCAGTGGGGCATTTTTCGTTGTTCACTGGTACCTTGAGTTTTGTCGTTACCTTGATGCTTATTGTTACTGGTGGGTTTGCGGTAGTAGCCGAGTGGGTTAACGGGCAAGTAAATCATCCTATTGGACAAACAATGGTCTTTTTTGCGGTATTAATGCTCGCCAACAACGTCTTGACTTTGCCTTTTCAACTGTATAGTACCTTTGTGATAGAAGAGCGCTTTGGGTTTAACAAAATCACCCCTAAAACATTTATCATTGACAAGGTCAAAGGGTATATATTAGGAGGAGTTTTGGGGGGAGCATTAGGTTTTGCGTTTTTATACCTTATTGCCCAAATGCAGCAGCAGTTTTGGGTGTATTTTTGGGTGGTTATTGCAGTATTTATGGTGTTTATGAATATGTTTTATACCAGCCTTATTATGCCCTTATTTAACAAATTTACCCCGCTCGAAGAGGGCGAACTACGTACTTCAATAGAGCAATACTGCCAAAAGGTAAACTTCCCACTCAACAATTTATTTGTAATAGATGGCTCTAGGCGGTCTACCAAAGCCAATGCATTTTTTAGCGGCATGGGTGCCAAAAAGAAAGTAGTATTATACGATACCCTTATTCAAAACCATAGTACCCAAGAGCTGGTAGCAGTATTGGCACACGAGGTAGGACATTACAAAAAGAAACATATCCCAGTGAGCATGCTTATTTCGGTGTTGCAAATAGGGTTGGTTTTATGTATACTTTCGTGGTTTCTGTTCAACCCAGCATTGTCTCAGGCATTAGGAGCTTCATCGCTCAACATTGGGCTCAACCTCCTGGCTTTTGGTTTTTTATACTCACCCATTTCTATGATCACTAGTTTATTCATGAATATTTTTTCCCGCAAAAATGAATACGAAGCCGATGCGTATGCTTGCACTACTTATAATGGCAAAGCACTTGCCAGTGCCCTCAAAAAACTATCTAGCGACAACCTAAGCAACCTAACTCCCCACCCAGCCTATGTGTTTTTTCATTATTCGCACCCACCATTGCTGGCAAGGCTCAAAGCTATGCAAGAAACGGATGAATACAATATTTAG
- a CDS encoding leucine-rich repeat domain-containing protein, giving the protein MHTTQDIYKIKCLLDSDEETNIRMALQIVKGMGVPKELYVDFNNTFLKIFLCLEEGILTPLQSLQKLELFALEQLKHLPDAIGSLHNLKMLNLCANALQVIPESIGKLQKLQYLNLDSNYLHQLPTSLGQLKKLEWLELGQNKLETLPDSIGQLKNLRYLNLKRNYLTGLPSSFLELRQLTELYLEGNQFSKAFIEHLQNRMPHTRIIL; this is encoded by the coding sequence ATGCACACTACGCAAGATATTTATAAGATTAAGTGCTTGCTAGACAGCGACGAAGAAACTAATATAAGGATGGCGCTTCAGATTGTAAAAGGGATGGGTGTTCCTAAAGAGTTGTATGTCGACTTTAATAATACATTTCTGAAAATATTTCTTTGCCTCGAAGAGGGCATACTTACACCGCTGCAGTCTTTGCAAAAACTTGAACTATTTGCTCTAGAACAACTAAAGCACCTGCCCGATGCCATTGGAAGTTTGCACAACCTCAAAATGCTGAACTTATGCGCCAATGCATTACAAGTAATTCCTGAAAGTATTGGCAAGCTACAAAAATTGCAATATTTAAACCTTGACAGTAACTACCTGCACCAGTTACCTACAAGTCTGGGACAACTAAAAAAGCTTGAATGGCTTGAACTAGGACAAAACAAGCTGGAAACGCTGCCAGATAGCATAGGACAGCTAAAAAACCTGCGCTATTTAAACCTCAAAAGAAATTACCTCACTGGTTTACCTTCTTCGTTTTTAGAGCTTCGCCAATTGACAGAATTATACCTTGAGGGCAACCAGTTTAGTAAAGCGTTTATTGAACACTTACAAAACCGTATGCCTCATACCCGAATTATTCTGTAA